The genomic interval CGTTGAAACGCTCTTCCAGGCGGGAACGCAGCACGCGCCGCCAACGCCCCAGAATCCTCCAGACCAGGGGCCCCCGCGCTATGCGTTGCACCTGCAGGGCCGATTTCGAGCGGCCGACAAAGTGAATCCCCCGCGACATGTAATACAGGTCCGCCGGGCGCACCCGGGCTGAAATCCGAAGCCGGTCACCCCGAACCAGGCGGCGATGGTTTCCGGGCACCCGCAGGCGCAGACGAAACGTTACCCGCAGGCTGCGGCGGTGAAAAGAGACCCGGGAAACATCCAGCAACAGGATCGAATCCCGCTGTTCGACCGTGGGATACGCCGCCAGGCGGCCGCTGACATCAATGTAATCGTTGAGGGGCAGGGGGAAAGCCCGCACGCGCAGGTAATTTTGTCGCGCCTGGACAAAGCCCGCCGCCAGGACCAATGCCAGGGCCAGGGCCAGGCAGACACGCGAAAGGAGCCCGAAGCGACGGTGGCGCAGCAGCAAGAGGAACACGGCGGCCAGGACCAACGCAGTGACCCACAACAGCATTCCGGGAAGTTTGAGATGCGCCGCCGCTCCCGCGCACACCAGCCCCAGGGGGAAATACTCTTCTCCGGTGCGCGACATCCTCCCTCCCGGGCGGGACAGGAGACGGCAATGGCTAGCGTTGCTTCAAGGATGCCTTGATAAACGTCAGGATATCACCGTCCAGTACCCGCTGGGTATTTCCGATCTCCAGCCCGGTGCGGTGATCCTTGATGCTTTGATAGGGTTGCAACACATAGGAACGGATCTGGTTCCCCCAGGCGATTTCGCCTTTTTCATTTTCCATCCGGTCCCGTTCCTTGTTCTTTTTTTTCAGCTCAAGATCGTAGAGCTTGGCCTTCATCAGGTTCATGGCGCGTTCACGGTTCTGGTGCTGGGAACGTTCACTCTGGCATTGGGCCACGGTATTGGTGGGCAAGTGGGTGATGCGCACGGCTGAATCGGTGCGGTTGACGTGCTGTCCGCCCGCCCCGGACGCGCGGTAGGTATCGACGCGCAGGTCCTTGGGGTCCAGTTCGATCTCGATGCGATCGTCCACTTCCGGGTAGACGAACACGGCGGCAAATGACGTATGGCGGCGGCCGGCGGCGTCAAAGGGCGAAATCCGCACCAGACGGTGCACACCGATCTCCTGCTTCAGGTAGCCGTAGGCGTACTCCCCGTCCATGCGCACGGTCACGCTCTTGATGCCCGCCTCTTCTCCGGCCAGGATTTCCACGATCTCGGTATTGTATTCCATGCGCTCGGCGAAGCGCAGGTACATGCGCAACAGGATTTCCGCCCAGTCATGGCTCTCCGTGCCCCCGGCGCCGGGATGGATCGACAGGAAGGCATTGTTCAGGTCATGATCGCCGCTCAGGTAGTTGCGGATTTCGGTCTTTTCGATAAACCCGGAAAACCGCTCCATCTCGGTTTCCAATTCAGCCAGCAACTCGGAATCGTCGGCCGCCAGGTCCAGGTAGGTTTCGATCTCGGCGATATCGTTTTCAAAGCGCTTGCCCAGCGCCAGGTCGGTTTCCAGGCGCTTTTTTTCCTTCAGCAGCACGGTGGATTTGCGCGGGTGGTTCCAGATATCGCTGTCGGTGAGCTGGTGTTCAATTTCCTTTAATCGCTGCGCCTTGCGATCCAGGTCAAAGAAACCCCCTGAGATCAACGGACTTGCGG from Candidatus Aminicenantes bacterium carries:
- the prfB gene encoding peptide chain release factor 2 (programmed frameshift), which translates into the protein MELTEIRDQFEELRRKSVDLRGFLDLDRKAQRLKEIEHQLTDSDIWNHPRKSTVLLKEKKRLETDLALGKRFENDIAEIETYLDLAADDSELLAELETEMERFSGFIEKTEIRNYLSGDHDLNNAFLSIHPGAGGTESHDWAEILLRMYLRFAERMEYNTEIVEILAGEEAGIKSVTVRMDGEYAYGYLKQEIGVHRLVRISPFDAAGRRHTSFAAVFVYPEVDDRIEIELDPKDLRVDTYRASGAGGQHVNRTDSAVRITHLPTNTVAQCQSERSQHQNRERAMNLMKAKLYDLELKKKNKERDRMENEKGEIAWGNQIRSYVLQPYQSIKDHRTGLEIGNTQRVLDGDILTFIKASLKQR